A region of the Mus caroli chromosome 7, CAROLI_EIJ_v1.1, whole genome shotgun sequence genome:
aactaaccaatacccccctccccacagagctcgtgtctctagttgcatatgaatcagaagatggcctagtaggccatcaatggaaagagaggcccattggtcgtgccaactttatatgcctcagtacaggggaacgccagggccaagaagtgggagtgggtgggtacgggagtggttgggtaggggagtggttgggtaggggagtgggtgcgtaggggagtgggtggaggagcgtgggtacttttgggatagcattggaaatgtaaatgaaataaatacccaattaaaaaaaacaaaaccaaaaaaaaccattCAGATGAGGAGTATTTTATACCTCAACAGCAGAGTACTTCTCTAGAACATTTGATGGCCTAAATCCAACCCCAAATGAATCGTtaaaacatacagaaataaaaaggaggtaGGAGTTGCTGATGATAAAGAAGATTATTGACTGCTTCTCTTAAGTGAGAGGTCAGGGATGACTTATATTTCTTAGGAAGAGGGGCTGTGAGATGATGCTCAAGGCAGAATCATCAGAGCAAGGCATGATAGTGAAGTGAGTAAGGCACCATGGCATCCACCCTGGACAGGGCATTAGGGCATCCACCTTGGGTGGGCCATCAGGGCATCCACCCAGGGCAGGAAATTAGGTTATCAGGCCCTGGGCAGGACATCCAGAGATGATCAGAATCACAGCCAAAGAGGCAGAAATTATTTCTTGTGTACTGTCACAAGAAAAGCTAAAAACTatcaggtgatcttcctgagatgagtCCATGTTGGATTAAAATCTCTGATGAATTTGCTCTGGTAGGCAAGAACAGGAGAAAtccattttaggaaagattccttttattaatatgcttttcctgtgaTTATTAAGCATATATAATAATCACTAGGCATTTtcccacccttttgagcagatttctgcagaacaatgaagatgtactgtcttgtagtgatgctgcatagacaaatagatgacttcttaattcttaatgatgatcctataagagtTTCTCAAACTATGGTAATTactaagctcttttataataaCACTGCTATAAATCCTTTGATAGGCAAAACTTGCATTGAGAACTCTGCCAGTGTCCATGTGTCATAACACATGCCAAGAGGTTATAAAAAGCATTAACCAAAGGgtataaaaagggaactaataaTTTACTATAGGTGTtaagacaaaagataaaatattgactaccTCAGTAATTACTTATTCACAGAAGGTAtggtttttaactctccatgaacctgtTGAGCTTGGGCTAGATGacgaatgtttagccagataattactccaaTGGCTATGCATGTAAAAATTCTCttttgtaaacttcttattcgatttatgatttgaatttatgtgtaaacttgtgatgaactttcccccatgtgatcatgtattctgaaagaggTATAAGTgctgaagaaaaagagaggagagcaTTCCCTTACCCCCTTTTtatcctttcctctttttcttagaGAACTTCCATAGGAAACCTTTTAgagagaacttagaaataaagattaaaatcacCTCTTAACgtgtccccttttcttcctgtgacttcaccTAGGAAGTTGTAAGTCCTGCGGTTCCTGTGGAGATGAGAAGCTACTTTCCTTAATCTCCTGCCATTTTAAGATGAGATGCTAAACAGTTTCTCATCTCAGAGTAACTCAGATGGCAGGTCAGCTACTGAAGCACAGTGACTTAAACTTAAGATAGGTAAACgttttattattatacaaacaCCGCAAATACCTTGTATGACTAAGTCTTACCCCACTGATGCTCTTCCCCCTATGCTGCCTCCAGGAGAACCAGACAAGttgggagagatggcccagtggttaaagaacactggctgttcttccagatgagctgggttcaatttccagcacccacgtggctgcTCAGAACTGTCTGTTACTCTAGTTCCAGGCAAAACCACTAATGCacctaaaattaaatgaattacttaaaaaaaagaagaagaaccagacaagaaagaagaaccaCTGGGGCTACCCCTGGTAGTGTACTGTGTGGCCTGAAATGTCAGGCTGAGAAATACcaattgccgcagaccctctgggcccctttgtctgcgtggaacgggtctctagtcgggGGTGGGCAAAGCTTCGGATGACAATCAGATGTacacaggagaggtcgtgtggaatctgaatgtaatgtcaaatcgaacatcagactttttatacagaagacaataaggaagttgggtgacatacccgcaaggtacaaatgaggtaaccggatgcttaatgactcttacacagaacagaggaatgaaaacgcaaagaTTGGAAGTAACTgggcaataaaaataactgagacaaaagtcagccctatctaaggtcagctatagtcttagaagccaggtgtgagatattttcactcctagggcaagggctttcacactcacgtcatggttctaactagggagttccgttctagctaaccatctcatgaataatgcaatactctaaaaccacagcccgatctacttcctaaaccattgtaaattcctgtatatgggagNGACTTGGCTTTtattgatagtgtaataccagaggctattctgaatgtcactgtctagctcaaggacattctaggactgttggaacactggcggaaggctttagctatgtcagaattcaatcttaaaaggcacttataataaagagagcacgtggatccatccattagactaacgcgggaatgtaaaattaatgtatgttttagagagaacgccagactccaggagcgagtttctgtgaaactctttttgctcaagagtagctttcaagcctctcatcttgtcaagctgactcgaccagagcgCGTGGAAAACAATTATATGCTGAAGTcagtgaagagagagaggagagagagagagagagagagagagagagagagagagagagagagagagagagaggagacagagacagagagagagagaggagacagagacagagaaagagacagacagagagacatagagacatagatagacacagagagacagaaagagacagagacatagaggatcagtgacagaccaaagtaaggaAGGTACAAAAGTCCAACTTGTTGAACTAGTGAGTTTTACTGGGGTTACTTAGAGGTATAGAAATTACTTAAAGGCTCCAccaaaagcccaccccagcatgggtgatggTGCATGAAATCGGGAATTTTGGAACTCATTGCACAACTTGCACACAATTTGGAAGACAAGATTGTCTCTTAGGCATTTCAGCTGATgtgagcatcttctaggtatactGGCTTGGTAGAGAGTGTCTCTAAGCAGTTTTTACTGCTTAAATATGCTTAGGCAGGGAGAAGCCTAGTACATTTGTTCATATTCAAGAACTTTCTGAAGCCTTTGCGTTGTTTGCTTCCTGAGCTTACGAAGCTTTCCCTGTAGGATGGGCCATTTCATGTCGCtgagaacagtggttctcaaccttcttaatgctgtgagttcctcatgttgtggtgatctccaaccataaaattattttcattgttagttcataactgtaatttgttcatttttataaaatgtaatgtaaatatctgtgttttctgatggtcttaggtgatccctgtgaaagggtcatttgaaccCCAAATGGGTCATgccccacaagttgagaaccactaccttAGATCATCTTGTGTCTTAAGGAGTTTCCTTCAAAgttgaaaggttttattttgaagaaatttGTTGGAAGACAAGAGTGTCTCTTAGGCATTTCAGCTGATGTGAGCATCTTCTAGGGAGAGGAacattcttccctctctccctctttctttccctaccTCCCTACCCTCTCCTTtgtgtgcattcacacatatgtgcactcacatgcaggtacctgtagaggccagactcactcactcactcactcactcactcactcactcactcactcactcactctcctGGAGTTCCAGGCAATTATGGGCTGTCTACTGTGGGGGCTTGGAGTTGAACTTTGGCCCTCTTCAAGAAGAGCAAATaatctttttttgagacagggttcctctgtatagccttggctgtcctggaactcactttgtagacctcgaactcagaaatctgcttgcctttgcctcccgagtgctgggatcaaaggcatgcaccaccatgcctggctagagcAAACATTCTTAACCTCCGAGTTGTCTATCTAGCTCCTGAGTacatctattttaaatttataatccaAAAGGTGTCTGTAAAAGGAATGCTTCCCTACCTATGCAGGATGAAGGCAACCATAGAGAATTTCCTGGAAATGCTAGTTTTCTCCAAGATAACATGAGCATATTGCAGTAGAGACCCCCTTGGAAACTAATTGAGCAGATTGGTATAGGGGCAGGTAGGTTGTAGTGATAGTAAAAGAACTGTTTACATTCCCTAgtggaagtggtgtgtgtgtggggtcacaAAAACCATAAGTGGAGTTCCTTCTTGCCCTACCCCCAGTTGTGGCTCAACTTGGGAGATGCTAGAGTATACCAGAAGTGGAAGGATAACTGATGCTGAGACTCCATGATGCAGCTTCTATGAGATCATTATCTATGATGGGGGGTGGGAGGCTTTGTGGTGATGTAGATGTTTGGGGGTTACCCACACTCTTGTAAGTAGAGTCTCACTCAATGCTTTAAGCAAGCTGAATGAAGTCATTAGTTTTCCAGGTTGGATGTGAGTGGCATTATTATACTGGCTTGCTATTGGTGtcctatctggggtgaatagacatttgttcatgtctccctagAAAAAGTTAATgctgcctgtctttctctctgccaaccctcagtctctgtctctattttcatattgatttttaCCAGGAGCTTTGGGAGATGAGACAATGTCAGATTTATTCTCATGTTCCTGGTATGCATAGAGCCTCTATCACACAGAAGGCAATGGATGCCTGCTTATCAACACAATGGAAAATCACTCCAGACTGGGCACACATTTGCCCTCTTCCTCAAGCCTAAtagcaatttagaaaaaaaaaatctcttccatCTGTTGTTTAATTCCACAGAGGTTTGGGGGCAGTCTCAGAGATCCTCAGCCAAGGCTTAAGCTAGCCTCTTTGCGTGTTTCCTATCTGTGAGTACAGAATCAACTTGGCATCATAGAGACTAGAAGCTCAGATTTTGGACGGAGGGATGAGAGTTTAGAACTGTTGGTTCAGCACCAAGGACAGTGCCCACAGGCTCACAAGGATATGCCCTGGCCCACTGAGTGCGGAATCCTTTGGCTTCATTGGTGAGGAATCAACTTCTGAGTGGACACACGGGTCACCTGATCACTGAGCAGAGACCCAAGTAGAGGACCACTTTACTTAAGCGTCACAGGTAAGCAAAGTGGAAGCCATGGtactggggctggaggaggaatAGATGAGGATGGGAAAAGTGGTACCTCAGATCTAGTACTCTCTGTCAGGTGCCTTGTCAAAGCTTCTTGTTTTATCTCCACGAATTCTTCTCTCTGCCCTATGATGTAGCTATGCACACAGCTCTTATTTTACAAGTGGGAAAACTGAACACCGGTAAGACTATGTTGAAATAAATTGCTGACTGTCATACAACTGACTAGTTTAGGACCTTCAATTTGAGTCCTGGTTCACATGATTCTGAACCCCAGATTCTTTCTGCCAAACATGATTTCTCTGGAggataaatggaataaaatgcATGATTGAGAGATGCAAATAGGGTTTGCATTTTCAACTGGCTGAGAGGCTCTGGTCAAAGTGAGAGCATATCTTCTCATCTTGGCTGTgcagtttctttgttgtttgccCCAAAATTTACTGAGCCTTTttactgttcttttcttcttactTACTGACTGATTAAtgtattgattgtgtgtgtgtgtgtgtgtgtgtgtgaatacatatgccacagcacatgtgtgaaagtcagaggacagcttgtgagagGCCAGTTCTCTCCTTAAACCACATGGGTCTCAGGGCTCAAACTCATGTTGCCAAGCCTCATGGAAAgtgcctttaccaactgagtttaTTTTTGCATGGCTGCCTTCTATACAGCTCTAGAATCTAgttcagaggccaggagaaagagagatttgCAGCCTCATTTCAAACATGTGTAGAGTAAAGCAGTGATCATTAGCTTCAGACCCAGGTGGATCCTGTCTTGGTTGCTGGATTTGCTGCTTACTCTCTAAGTGTCCTCAGTCAAGATTCATCCTCTTCCTGGGTTTGATTTCTTCTGAAAAGTGAATGTAGTAACATCCCACGTACAAAATGCTTTGCAACTTGGGTTCACAAAATGTTGTACATTCCATAAATATAATATCTATATTTGAGTGCATAGGTCTTAATCATAACTGGTAGTATTTATTGTTTACCATTTTTTCAGAAAGTTGGCAAATGTGAATCTTATTAGACTATCAGTACAATAACTCATAATTTGTCTGGGAGGAAATGGAGGCTCTAGGAGGGCATGTTGGTTCTTCTGTGATCACTGCTATTAATATCTACTATATAATCTAATATATAACAACATAGAAGCCCAGGTCTTTTTGACCCTATTTGATAGTGGAAGTATAAACTTCCAATGAAGATAAATCACATCTGTTTTCCAAAGGCTATTAAGTGTCACGGATTACAGGGATTTATCCAGGTTTAgccaacaatgaagaaaaaaacagaaagctcttgtCTGGGACCAAGTGTTGCTTATTTCTGTATTCCCACTGTGCCTTCCTGGGGGATCTCACAGTGTTGATGCTACAGGGATGCTTATAGGATGAAACCACTCTCCAGTTTTCAGATTTTGCACTACACAATTGCAAAGTTGTTTCAAAACTAAGATATGACTCAGTGGTATTATCAGTAGGATAGAGACCAGGAAAATGTCCATCGGAGTGacacatggaaaataaaataaaattagatatacTCATTCAGTGCAGCTGTGAATAAGAACAACTTCTCCAGATAACTACTGCAGCCGACTCTCTAGCAGATGATGTTAATGTTGCCATTGTTTGTAAATCAGCAGGAAACCCACACTTAGGGAGATAAGAATTATTCCATACCTCAGTGTGTCCAGAAAAATGGCTGATACCCACTGTAGTATTAAAGAGGACTggtaaaatgttataaaaattaataataacttAATTCtataagactttattttttattttcttgtgtcaTCTCCATCACAGTCCATGGAATCATTTAAAAACCCCCTCTACAGAGAAAAAACTGAAGCTTGAGTAAATTCAGAACAATGTGATAGGAGGAATAGTTTTCCACCTGCACCACTTTGTATCTCTTGTAACTCAGTAACCACAAGAGCCAGATGTGCTGCCTCACATCTGTAGtctcagtactctggaggctTGCTGGTCTGGTTTAcacaatgagttctaggacatcctgGATCTGAGACACTGTCTAAAATAAACTGCAAAACCAAGTTAAAATAATTCAGCAATCATTGGAAATTGTGTCTAAGTCCCGATGATCTTGAATCCACTTATTGTGAGGCCTCTGGGAGGTGATGCCTAGAAAGTCATCCTTGATCCACCATGCATTATGTAAACATCCCCTGAATATGTACAGCACACTACATGAGCATCCTTGATTGAACGTGGAGAACAGAGTCTTGAGTTAGACTGTCATCAGTCAGTGAAATCTTGCTCTTAGGGGGCTTACTAATTAGCAAGAGAGAAAATGATCAATTGAGAAAAACATACCAGTAATTTGATTTTTTCCcttagatttgttctttttattttatgtgtctgcctgtatgtatctatgcatatCAAGTACTTGcttggtacccatggaggtcagaaaaactTATGAGATAGCCTAgaatggagttatagatggttgtgaaccaccatgtgggtgccagaaaccaaacccaggtcatctacaagaacagccagtgctcttaaacactgaggcatctctctagccctcttccAGTAACTTAAACTAATACTAGTCATTTCACAAAGAAAAACTGAGGCATGGAATAGGGAACAATGACATGGTATTTGGCATAGGACTTTGAAGAGAGGCCTATCTTGGGACaacactttaaaatgaaaagcaagaacatgatgaactaactaTGTTCTAGACAATAGGAATAGCAAGTGGGGATTTCCTGGGACTAGAAGGAGCTTGGAGAATTTGCAGACATGGAAGGGGAACTGTGAGGTCTCAGTGGATGTGCAAAGAGGACTTTGCACCTGAATCAGTTGGAAATCAGAGCATTGGGGTGCAAGAATATGCATTATAATAAATTTGGCGTGGTctatatgcctgtaatcttagcactcaggagatgaagGTAGGATAGataatcaggaattcaaggctattGTTAGATACATaataagttcaaagtcagcctggactacttcagatattgtctcaaaaaggAGGGTGTATTATAGagaatatttattaaaaggaTAGATAATAAGGATGTAtggacattttaaagaaagagggGGTGATCTTATATCAGGTATGTTTTGGAAATATTTCCCACTAGATGATACACAAAGACTTTTATAGATCAAATTTAGAAGTGGAATGATTCAATCAGAAGTGATTTCCGGGCTGGTGAAattgttcagtgggtaaagttgcTCATAGTCAAGActgatgagctgagtttgatcgctggaacctacatggtggaaggagagaactgactccagcaacAAAGACTCTAAAAAACCCCACACTTCCACATAAGATCCTCTGCAAAATACGTaaataccattaaaaaaaagaagctaccTTTTTGGGATGGGACAGCAGAGGGGTAAGAtatagctgctagagtttcctggtatcatggcATATCCACAAGGATTTGTCAttggaggaatcagattttaataaggcttacaagatcaGGTTTCAGTTGTTGTACCCAGAAATTGagttattattatttctgaaaaaaaaaataaaaaggagctaTTTATGTAGTTGTGATCAGAGTTTTGGTTTAGGGTGGGATAAGATATGAGGAGATAAATTTGGAGAATATTTtgtagatgtattttatttttagatggaGAAGTCACTTGAGTTGGGCAATGTGACCAGAGTCCAGGAGTTTGTCCTATTGGGCTTGTCCACAAGGCTGGGGATAAGGGATGCCCTGTTTGTCATCTTCCTGAGTCTCTACCTGCTGACCCTCCTGGAGAACACACTCATCATCTACCTCATCTGCAGTCACAGCGAGCTCCACAagcccatgtacttcttcctgggCAACCTCAGCTGCCTGGAGATGTGCTATGTGTCAGTCACCATGCCCACACTACTCATGGGTCTGTGGACGGGGCCCTGTCATGTTCCATTCACAGGCTGCATGACccagcttttcttcttcatctctctcatCTGCACAGAATgcactctcctggcctccatggcttatgaccgctatgtggccatctgccgTCCACTGCACTACCCACTGCTCATGAGGCCACAGGTCTGTCTAGGCTTAGCCTTGTCTTCATGGCTAGGTGGGCTGCTGGTCTCAGTGATCAAAACAGCATGCATTGCCAGTCTGTCCTACTGTGGCCCCAATGTCCTCAACCACTTCTTCTGTGATGTCTCCCCTCTTCTTAACTTGTCCTGCACCCATGTGGCCCTCACAGAGCTGGTGGACTTCATCTCAGCGATTGTCATCCTCTGGGGCTCACTCCTTGTGGCCATGGCCTCCTATGTGGCCATTGGTAGGACAGTTCTAGGCATGCCATCAGCTGCTGCTCGCCACAAAGCCTTCTCTACCTGTGCCTCCCACTTGGTAGTGGTAGGCATCTTCTACTCAGCCACTATCTTCATCTATGCCCGCCCCAGCCGCATAGAAGCCATGGATCTCAACAAGGTGCTGTCTGTCATCTACACGGTGGTCACCCCTATGTGTAACCCAGTTATCTACTGCCTCAGGAACAGGGAGGTGCAATCAGCTTTCCACAGAACTATGCGCTGGTCTTCAGTTTGACCAGGTGCTTAAGGCCAAGAGGTGAGAC
Encoded here:
- the LOC110297648 gene encoding olfactory receptor 5-like, coding for MEKSLELGNVTRVQEFVLLGLSTRLGIRDALFVIFLSLYLLTLLENTLIIYLICSHSELHKPMYFFLGNLSCLEMCYVSVTMPTLLMGLWTGPCHVPFTGCMTQLFFFISLICTECTLLASMAYDRYVAICRPLHYPLLMRPQVCLGLALSSWLGGLLVSVIKTACIASLSYCGPNVLNHFFCDVSPLLNLSCTHVALTELVDFISAIVILWGSLLVAMASYVAIGRTVLGMPSAAARHKAFSTCASHLVVVGIFYSATIFIYARPSRIEAMDLNKVLSVIYTVVTPMCNPVIYCLRNREVQSAFHRTMRWSSV